One window of the Candidatus Falkowbacteria bacterium genome contains the following:
- a CDS encoding PrgI family protein — protein sequence MQQFTVPQFIDVEDKIIGPITTRQFVIILASFLIIALCYRLFDFSAFIFFGIIIFAIMIVLAFVKINGRPFHFFMLNVIQTFKRPKTRIWLKDESVESSVEAEDPSLKRFEPVPVKEYTLGGSRLDEMSLIVDTQGAYRGEIRK from the coding sequence ATGCAACAATTCACGGTACCTCAGTTTATCGATGTTGAAGATAAGATTATCGGCCCGATTACCACGCGCCAATTCGTTATTATCCTGGCATCATTTTTGATTATCGCTTTGTGTTACAGATTGTTTGATTTTTCAGCCTTCATTTTTTTCGGAATAATTATTTTTGCAATTATGATTGTGCTGGCATTCGTGAAGATCAACGGCCGACCGTTTCATTTTTTTATGTTGAATGTCATCCAGACCTTCAAGCGACCAAAGACCAGAATCTGGCTCAAGGACGAAAGCGTCGAATCTTCGGTCGAAGCAGAAGATCCTTCACTTAAACGGTTCGAACCTGTTCCGGTCAAGGAGTACACTTTGGGCGGTTCCAGGCTGGATGAGATGTCATTGATCGTCGATACGCAGGGCGCTTACCGAGGCGAAATCAGAAAATAA
- a CDS encoding DUF87 domain-containing protein, whose amino-acid sequence MPVVDPKESKEARDIIEQEKAFRRGVVSIRDLIAPASFQINSDYLRLGEKYVRTLFVINYPRYISVGWFSPIINLNSTFDIAMFFYPVAAGVVLKQLKNKVGALEAQIIADAEKGAARDPLRETALRDIEALRDALTQGTEKFFQFALYVSLYADSKEELDNLSDEIENIFGSRLVYSRRVFFQAEQGFNSTMPLGNDELFICFNMNSSPVASSFPFMSSELTTDNGVLYGINRHNNSLILFDRFSLQNANSVVFATSGSGKSYTVKLEILRSLMVGTDVIIIDPEYEYKHLSDAVGGTYINISLSSENKINPFDLPRSIGGDARAEDIIRSAVITVKGLLKIMLGTLTNEEDSIIDRALLETYAKKDITPDADLSKVESPILQDFQDILEGMEGSSDLVVRLKKYTEGTFAGLLNNPTNVKMDNQLICFSVRDLEDELRPMSIYTIINYIWNIVRSETKRRILVIDEAWWMMQHEDSAKFIFALVKRCRKYYLGVTTITQDVNDFLRSPYGQAIVTNSSLQLLLKQSPASIEMIQKTFSLTEGEKYLLMECGVGEGIFFAGPRHAAIKVVASYTEDQLITTDPKQLLEIEEAKREFAASNDAGSSQPQDMDIDL is encoded by the coding sequence ATGCCTGTGGTTGACCCCAAAGAATCGAAAGAGGCTCGCGACATTATCGAACAGGAAAAGGCTTTTCGTCGGGGTGTCGTTTCGATTCGTGACCTTATCGCCCCTGCCAGCTTCCAGATAAATTCAGACTATCTCCGTTTGGGCGAGAAGTATGTTCGTACCTTGTTCGTCATCAATTATCCCCGCTACATCAGTGTGGGCTGGTTTTCCCCCATCATCAACCTGAATTCAACCTTCGATATCGCTATGTTTTTTTATCCGGTGGCGGCCGGCGTAGTCTTAAAGCAGCTAAAGAACAAGGTAGGCGCCCTGGAGGCCCAGATTATCGCTGATGCGGAAAAGGGAGCCGCCCGCGACCCGTTGCGTGAAACGGCCTTGCGCGATATCGAGGCTTTGCGCGATGCCTTGACCCAGGGAACTGAAAAGTTTTTCCAATTCGCCCTGTACGTTTCCTTGTACGCCGATTCTAAGGAGGAGCTTGATAACCTCTCTGATGAGATAGAGAATATTTTCGGTTCGCGGCTGGTGTATTCCCGCCGGGTTTTTTTCCAGGCTGAGCAGGGATTCAATTCAACCATGCCTTTGGGCAATGACGAGCTATTCATCTGCTTTAACATGAATTCATCGCCGGTCGCTTCATCTTTTCCTTTTATGTCCTCGGAGCTGACAACGGACAATGGCGTCCTTTACGGTATTAACCGCCATAACAACAGCTTGATTTTATTCGATCGTTTCAGCCTGCAGAACGCCAATTCGGTCGTGTTTGCCACCTCAGGTTCGGGTAAGAGCTATACCGTCAAGCTTGAGATATTGCGCAGCTTGATGGTCGGTACGGATGTGATAATCATCGACCCGGAGTATGAATATAAGCACCTTTCAGATGCTGTCGGCGGCACTTATATCAACATTTCCTTGTCTAGCGAAAACAAAATCAATCCTTTCGATTTGCCGCGCTCCATCGGCGGTGACGCTAGAGCTGAGGACATCATCCGCAGCGCGGTCATAACGGTCAAAGGCCTGTTGAAAATCATGTTAGGCACCTTGACCAACGAAGAGGATTCAATAATCGATAGAGCACTTTTGGAAACCTATGCCAAGAAGGATATCACGCCTGACGCCGATCTTTCCAAGGTCGAGTCGCCGATTTTGCAGGACTTTCAGGATATCCTTGAGGGCATGGAGGGCTCGTCTGACTTGGTTGTTCGTCTGAAAAAATATACCGAGGGCACTTTCGCCGGTCTTTTGAATAACCCGACCAATGTCAAAATGGATAACCAACTGATCTGTTTCTCTGTCCGAGACCTTGAAGACGAATTGCGGCCGATGTCCATTTATACGATCATCAACTATATCTGGAATATCGTCCGCTCAGAAACCAAGCGCCGCATTTTGGTAATTGACGAAGCGTGGTGGATGATGCAGCATGAGGATTCGGCGAAGTTCATTTTCGCTCTGGTCAAGCGCTGCCGTAAATATTATCTCGGTGTCACTACGATCACCCAGGATGTCAATGACTTTTTGCGCTCTCCCTATGGTCAGGCCATCGTGACCAACTCGTCGTTGCAGCTTCTATTGAAGCAGTCGCCGGCCTCGATCGAGATGATCCAAAAAACTTTCAGCCTGACTGAGGGCGAGAAATATCTGCTGATGGAGTGCGGCGTGGGCGAGGGGATATTTTTTGCCGGACCGCGGCATGCCGCCATCAAGGTTGTGGCTTCATACACCGAAGACCAGCTAATCACCACTGACCCGAAGCAGCTCTTGGAGATCGAGGAGGCTAAGCGTGAATTCGCGGCAAGCAATGATGCCGGATCTTCACAGCCGCAGGACATGGATATTGATTTATAA
- a CDS encoding ComF family protein, whose protein sequence is MCRLEILKNKISILGSCFFDAIFPKRCAGCGKQGEWLCKACSGILFFRPQQDCLVCGQPNQDGGKCTHCAPLAHSRRVLCAFSYHQDIPVRLVKIFKYDFVRSADQVLGTLMADFLARQDNIPKELLVLPVPLHGKRHRWRGYNQSALLAEAIASYFGWSYDSGILFRHKATKPQAKMESSARCLNVDGCFSVRSGLNLKGLRVMLVDDVVTTGATVESCALVLKRAGAKSVDVLALIRG, encoded by the coding sequence ATGTGCAGGCTTGAGATATTGAAAAACAAGATTTCGATTCTCGGATCTTGTTTTTTTGATGCCATTTTTCCAAAACGATGTGCGGGCTGCGGCAAGCAAGGTGAATGGCTGTGCAAAGCCTGTTCTGGCATATTATTTTTCCGGCCGCAGCAGGATTGCCTGGTTTGTGGCCAACCGAACCAGGATGGCGGCAAATGTACCCATTGCGCACCCTTGGCACACAGCAGACGGGTGTTGTGCGCCTTCAGCTATCATCAAGATATACCCGTGAGGCTGGTAAAAATATTCAAATATGATTTTGTAAGATCTGCGGACCAGGTTCTTGGGACTCTGATGGCGGATTTTTTGGCGAGACAGGACAATATTCCCAAGGAGTTGCTAGTTTTGCCCGTTCCACTACACGGCAAGCGTCATCGTTGGCGGGGTTATAATCAATCGGCGTTATTAGCTGAAGCCATAGCTAGCTATTTCGGCTGGAGCTATGATAGCGGTATCTTATTCCGTCATAAGGCCACAAAGCCTCAGGCGAAAATGGAATCAAGCGCGAGGTGCCTTAATGTTGATGGCTGCTTTTCTGTCAGATCCGGTTTGAATTTGAAAGGATTAAGGGTGATGCTTGTCGATGATGTAGTTACGACTGGCGCCACAGTCGAGTCCTGCGCCTTAGTCTTGAAACGAGCTGGAGCCAAATCTGTCGATGTCTTAGCACTGATCAGGGGATAG
- a CDS encoding GIY-YIG nuclease family protein, whose amino-acid sequence MYYVYILKSRRNGKLYKGFTNDLKRRVSEHNSGHSDFTRNNGPWDLVYYEAFLSKDDARKEEQFLKTGKGRERIKYLLSID is encoded by the coding sequence ATGTACTATGTCTATATACTAAAAAGTAGAAGGAACGGAAAGCTTTATAAAGGCTTTACTAATGATTTGAAGAGAAGAGTTTCGGAACACAATTCTGGCCATTCAGACTTTACCAGAAATAATGGACCTTGGGATTTGGTGTATTATGAAGCTTTCCTGAGCAAAGATGATGCAAGAAAAGAAGAGCAGTTTTTAAAAACTGGCAAAGGAAGAGAACGAATAAAATACTTGTTATCAATAGATTAA
- a CDS encoding amidohydrolase family protein yields the protein MKKILEKPAYVFEPSSYEQILIDLARRHGGWINAHTHLDRADTLGANFWVHAGIDPLEAATLPLSVKQNLTGELHKGLAYTKESLKERMEKQLLQMIANGTKEVVSLIDATPDIGMVAIDTALALKKKYKGQIDFKIGPQPIFGFKQEKSERWDFFKSAAQVSDVLGSLPEKDDAPNKIGYDEHLKLVLKLGIELGKEVHIHVDQANNPSENGTETLVEAVRWLGSPKIKDSTEPGVWAVHAISPSCYDEYRFKKLLDNLKRYNIGIICCPRAALSMRQIRPIEGPLHNSIARLLEMIKWEIPVRLGTDNIADIFIPSGSNNMLNEIGYLSDSLRYYLTKLWVKIACGETPNDMDRASISRALYEDSKVFREYRPDFPRIDIG from the coding sequence ATGAAAAAAATCCTTGAAAAACCAGCGTATGTCTTTGAACCGTCCAGCTATGAACAGATCCTGATCGATTTAGCACGGCGGCACGGCGGCTGGATCAACGCCCACACCCACCTGGACCGAGCCGACACCCTTGGAGCCAACTTCTGGGTCCATGCCGGCATCGATCCGCTTGAGGCCGCTACCCTACCCCTGTCAGTCAAGCAGAACCTGACCGGCGAACTGCACAAAGGGTTGGCCTACACCAAGGAAAGCCTGAAGGAGCGGATGGAGAAGCAGCTGCTGCAAATGATTGCCAACGGCACGAAGGAAGTCGTGTCATTGATCGACGCCACCCCGGATATCGGCATGGTCGCTATCGATACGGCCTTAGCCCTCAAGAAGAAGTACAAGGGTCAGATCGATTTCAAGATTGGCCCGCAACCTATCTTCGGCTTCAAGCAGGAAAAATCCGAGCGTTGGGATTTCTTCAAATCCGCTGCTCAGGTTTCCGACGTACTGGGCAGCTTACCGGAAAAAGATGACGCCCCGAATAAAATCGGCTACGACGAGCATCTCAAGCTGGTACTGAAATTGGGCATCGAACTGGGAAAGGAAGTCCACATCCATGTCGATCAGGCCAACAACCCCTCGGAAAACGGCACCGAAACCTTGGTCGAGGCGGTCAGATGGCTCGGCAGCCCGAAGATAAAAGATTCGACCGAGCCCGGCGTCTGGGCTGTCCATGCCATCTCCCCGTCATGTTATGACGAGTACCGCTTCAAGAAGCTGCTGGACAACCTCAAACGCTACAATATCGGCATTATCTGCTGCCCCCGAGCGGCTCTGTCGATGCGCCAGATCAGGCCGATCGAAGGTCCGCTGCACAACAGCATTGCCCGTTTGCTCGAGATGATCAAGTGGGAGATTCCGGTCCGCCTCGGCACCGACAACATTGCCGATATCTTCATCCCCAGCGGGTCGAACAACATGCTCAATGAAATCGGCTACCTGTCAGACTCCCTCAGATATTACCTGACCAAGCTCTGGGTCAAAATCGCTTGCGGCGAAACCCCCAATGACATGGATCGGGCCAGCATCTCCCGAGCTCTTTATGAGGACAGCAAGGTCTTCCGCGAATACCGCCCCGATTTCCCACGGATAGACATCGGCTGA
- a CDS encoding cation diffusion facilitator family transporter: MRKHNHASGFFSVSLAILGNASITVIKFVGFLVSGSSALFSESVHSFADTMNQSLLMVGIKRSIKKADSEHTYGYGQERFLWALISACGIFFLGAGVTAVNGINSMQHPESITIGPLVFAILAVSFIVESVTFIVAVRELKSSDPEASFGELLKDGDPTTIAVIYEDGVALIGVLVALASVTLVKLTGQHYWDGLGSVVIGLMLAVIAVVLIRKNRQYLIRKAIPEEVKEQIIHILEAEPAVERVINFKSSILDVGAYHVLCEIEFNGAHLLKKLQGNLKEEFEEIDGDFEEFKKFAVRYIDRVPRIVGNYINEIEEKIQSEIPSIIHIDIEIN, translated from the coding sequence ATGAGAAAGCATAACCATGCTTCTGGCTTTTTTTCGGTTTCTTTAGCTATTTTAGGCAATGCTTCAATTACGGTTATTAAATTCGTCGGGTTTTTGGTTTCAGGCTCCAGCGCCTTATTTTCCGAGTCGGTCCATAGCTTTGCTGATACCATGAACCAGTCCTTGCTGATGGTCGGCATCAAACGCTCTATCAAGAAAGCCGATTCCGAGCACACCTACGGTTACGGCCAAGAGCGATTTTTGTGGGCGTTGATTTCGGCTTGTGGCATCTTTTTCTTGGGCGCTGGCGTAACCGCAGTCAATGGAATAAACTCGATGCAGCATCCGGAATCGATCACTATCGGACCCCTGGTTTTTGCCATATTGGCGGTGTCGTTCATCGTGGAGTCCGTGACTTTCATTGTCGCCGTACGCGAGCTCAAGTCTTCCGACCCGGAGGCAAGCTTCGGTGAGCTGCTCAAGGACGGCGACCCGACCACCATCGCGGTGATTTACGAAGATGGTGTCGCCTTGATCGGCGTACTGGTCGCCTTAGCCTCTGTCACCTTGGTGAAGCTCACAGGCCAACATTATTGGGATGGCCTGGGCTCTGTCGTGATCGGGTTGATGCTGGCTGTCATAGCTGTGGTGCTGATCAGGAAAAATCGCCAGTACCTTATCCGCAAAGCCATCCCTGAAGAGGTAAAAGAGCAGATAATCCACATTCTTGAGGCCGAACCGGCGGTCGAGCGGGTCATTAATTTCAAATCATCCATTTTGGATGTCGGAGCTTATCACGTCTTGTGCGAGATCGAGTTCAATGGCGCCCATCTCCTGAAGAAGCTCCAAGGCAACCTCAAGGAAGAATTCGAGGAAATCGATGGCGACTTCGAGGAATTCAAGAAGTTCGCTGTTCGCTATATTGACCGGGTGCCCCGGATCGTTGGCAATTACATCAACGAAATCGAAGAAAAGATCCAGAGTGAGATACCGAGCATTATCCACATCGATATCGAAATAAACTAA
- a CDS encoding disulfide bond formation protein B: protein MVIKFLATLVIAAQAVSAIILVSLVFRGKLPRLHGFLAHLSLPLAFATALVATLGSLYLSEIAGFKPCDLCWFQRIFMYPQAILLGLALLRREMVVICYSLPLLFIGLAISLYHNYIVYQAVTATFCSAIGEISCTQQYIVEYGYVTIPLMSLTAFLLVILSLLLAKSRQAQE from the coding sequence ATGGTGATCAAATTTTTAGCTACGCTAGTTATAGCCGCCCAAGCGGTATCGGCGATAATTCTGGTTTCATTGGTTTTCCGGGGCAAGTTGCCCCGCTTGCATGGCTTTCTGGCGCACCTATCCTTGCCCCTGGCCTTTGCCACGGCCTTGGTTGCGACATTGGGCAGCCTCTATTTATCGGAAATCGCCGGTTTCAAACCCTGCGACCTCTGCTGGTTCCAACGCATTTTTATGTATCCCCAGGCAATCCTGCTGGGGCTAGCCCTCCTGAGGCGGGAGATGGTTGTCATCTGCTATAGTCTACCCCTGCTTTTCATCGGCTTAGCCATTTCCTTGTATCATAATTACATCGTTTATCAGGCAGTAACTGCTACTTTCTGTTCGGCTATCGGGGAAATATCCTGCACTCAGCAATATATAGTCGAATATGGCTATGTCACGATTCCTCTGATGTCCCTGACCGCTTTTTTATTGGTAATCTTATCGCTTTTGCTTGCGAAGAGCAGACAGGCCCAAGAGTAG
- a CDS encoding 2-oxoacid:acceptor oxidoreductase subunit alpha, whose translation MLKHHFRFTWKVGGEAGFGIKLAGLSFAKACMRAGYHTFDYTEYPSLIRGGHNTYQITIATEPVFSASREVEVLVALNKTTIDKHFEEMTEGSAIIYDGSEIKLNPAKFKAKKISLVSVPLKEISAATGGEIMRNVVAIGATAGLLNLPLSILNDIIKEQFAAKPQVIDQNIEALKQGQEYVKKHYGKIDFKVKLEPIAREKRLLIAGNEAMGMGALAAGVNFFAAYPMTPSTSLMLFLAAQAVKTGLVVKHAEDEISVINMALGAAHVGARAMCGTSGGGYALMGEGLGLCAVSETPLVMVDVQRPGPATGMPTWTDQGDLQFVLHSAQGEFPRIVAAPGDIEECFSITAEAFNWAEKYQLPVILLSDKFLGEGTGTVNPFDTSKVKIERGKLLAEGKIPKNYKRYKVTDDGISPRTLPGMKDGIYWADSYEHTEQGFSSETIEDRIAQVDKRARKLVTAAKDLDGANWYGSPKARITLVAWGSTKGPILDAIKLLPADKQKQIALLHLNIIWPFPNKKVTEAIKPVTGLLAKPKKVVLIENNSQAQLGQIIRQETGIEIKDKILKYDGRPFFPEELAEKINKLMK comes from the coding sequence ATGCTCAAGCATCATTTTCGATTCACCTGGAAGGTTGGCGGCGAGGCCGGTTTCGGCATCAAGCTGGCTGGCTTGTCGTTCGCCAAGGCTTGCATGCGTGCCGGCTATCACACCTTCGATTATACCGAATATCCGTCACTAATCCGCGGCGGCCACAACACCTATCAGATCACCATCGCTACGGAGCCGGTTTTCAGCGCCAGCCGGGAAGTGGAAGTCCTGGTTGCCCTGAATAAGACGACGATCGACAAGCATTTCGAAGAAATGACCGAGGGATCGGCCATCATTTATGACGGCAGTGAGATCAAGCTGAATCCGGCCAAATTCAAAGCCAAAAAAATCAGCCTGGTTTCCGTGCCGCTGAAAGAGATTAGCGCCGCGACGGGCGGCGAAATCATGCGCAATGTGGTGGCCATCGGCGCCACCGCCGGACTGCTCAACTTACCACTGTCAATTTTGAACGATATCATCAAGGAACAATTCGCGGCCAAGCCCCAGGTCATAGACCAGAATATAGAGGCGTTGAAACAGGGGCAAGAATACGTCAAGAAGCATTATGGCAAGATCGATTTCAAGGTCAAACTTGAGCCCATCGCCCGTGAGAAGCGCTTGCTGATTGCTGGCAACGAGGCCATGGGCATGGGGGCCTTGGCGGCTGGAGTCAATTTTTTCGCCGCCTATCCGATGACGCCCTCGACTTCATTGATGCTGTTCTTGGCAGCCCAGGCGGTCAAGACCGGACTGGTTGTCAAACATGCCGAAGACGAGATTTCGGTCATCAATATGGCCCTGGGTGCAGCTCATGTCGGCGCTCGTGCCATGTGCGGTACATCGGGCGGAGGTTACGCCTTGATGGGCGAGGGTCTAGGCTTGTGTGCGGTCAGTGAGACGCCGTTAGTCATGGTTGATGTCCAGCGTCCCGGCCCGGCAACCGGTATGCCGACCTGGACCGACCAGGGAGACCTGCAATTTGTTCTGCACAGTGCCCAGGGTGAGTTCCCCCGCATCGTGGCCGCGCCTGGAGACATCGAAGAATGTTTCTCCATTACCGCCGAGGCCTTCAATTGGGCCGAAAAATATCAGCTGCCAGTCATTCTTTTGTCTGATAAGTTTTTGGGCGAGGGAACTGGGACGGTCAACCCATTCGATACCAGCAAGGTCAAGATAGAAAGAGGCAAGCTTTTGGCTGAAGGCAAGATCCCGAAGAATTATAAGCGCTATAAGGTTACTGATGACGGCATCTCACCGCGTACTCTGCCAGGTATGAAGGACGGCATTTATTGGGCTGATAGCTATGAACACACCGAGCAAGGTTTTTCGAGCGAGACGATCGAAGACCGCATCGCTCAGGTGGATAAGCGCGCACGCAAACTGGTGACCGCCGCCAAGGACTTGGACGGCGCCAACTGGTACGGTTCGCCTAAGGCCAGAATCACTCTGGTGGCTTGGGGCTCGACCAAGGGTCCGATTTTGGACGCCATCAAACTGTTGCCGGCAGACAAGCAGAAGCAGATCGCCTTGCTGCATCTGAACATCATCTGGCCTTTCCCGAACAAGAAAGTGACTGAGGCCATCAAGCCGGTCACGGGTCTTTTGGCTAAGCCTAAGAAGGTGGTTTTGATCGAGAACAATTCCCAGGCCCAGCTCGGGCAGATCATCCGCCAGGAAACCGGTATCGAAATCAAGGACAAGATTCTCAAGTATGACGGCCGGCCATTTTTCCCGGAGGAGCTGGCGGAAAAGATTAATAAATTAATGAAATAA
- a CDS encoding 2-oxoacid:ferredoxin oxidoreductase subunit beta codes for MAIEQFNTINPPTWCPGCGNYSIWNEIKRALDELKIPPHKTLIVYGIGCAGNMYNTVNTYAWHSLHGRALPTAVGAKLANKDLTVIVVAGDGDGLGEGMGHFIHTLRGNVDITYLIHENKVYGLTTGQSAPTSDKGFVTKSTPEGLIEVPTNPVSLAMTAGGGFVARGYAGRPQQLKDLIKLGIQHKGFSFVDILQPCVTFNKINTYQYYNERVYDLAEAKHDSSDFNAAFIKAREWGEKIPLGLVYQDTREAYEDDLPQEKGKAIATRPIVTRNLEPLYKDFM; via the coding sequence ATGGCCATTGAACAGTTCAACACCATCAATCCGCCGACCTGGTGTCCCGGCTGCGGCAATTACAGCATCTGGAACGAGATCAAGCGCGCCCTGGATGAGCTGAAGATCCCGCCACACAAGACGCTGATCGTTTACGGCATCGGCTGCGCTGGCAATATGTATAACACAGTCAATACTTATGCTTGGCATTCGCTGCACGGCCGCGCCTTGCCGACCGCCGTTGGGGCCAAACTAGCTAACAAGGATTTGACCGTTATCGTGGTTGCTGGCGACGGCGACGGCTTAGGTGAGGGCATGGGTCATTTCATCCACACCTTGCGCGGCAATGTGGATATCACCTACCTTATCCATGAGAATAAGGTCTATGGCCTGACTACCGGCCAATCGGCTCCGACCTCGGACAAGGGGTTTGTAACCAAATCCACCCCCGAAGGCCTCATCGAAGTGCCGACCAATCCGGTCAGCCTGGCGATGACGGCTGGCGGCGGTTTCGTGGCTCGCGGTTATGCCGGACGGCCGCAACAGCTTAAGGACCTGATCAAATTGGGCATCCAGCACAAGGGCTTTTCGTTTGTTGACATTTTGCAGCCCTGTGTTACATTCAATAAGATCAATACGTATCAGTATTATAATGAAAGGGTATATGATTTGGCTGAGGCCAAGCACGACTCATCCGATTTCAATGCCGCCTTCATCAAGGCGCGCGAGTGGGGAGAAAAGATTCCGTTGGGCCTGGTTTATCAGGATACTCGAGAGGCCTATGAAGACGATCTGCCTCAGGAAAAGGGCAAGGCGATCGCGACTAGACCTATCGTTACGCGCAATCTGGAGCCTTTATATAAAGATTTTATGTAA
- a CDS encoding rubrerythrin family protein, whose protein sequence is MMKTLENLAKAFVGESQARNRYTMYSKVAKKEGYEQMSAIFLETADQEREHAAQLFKMISALQAEAGEANKEISIPAGVPTVYATTKENLAAAIGGENYEHTIMYPEFAEVAKEEGLPQVAARLRSIAKAEEHHEERYMKLLKEIESGTVFEKDTEVWWYCRECGYMHFGKRPPEKCPSCDHEKAYYQVKCEQY, encoded by the coding sequence ATGATGAAAACACTAGAAAATTTAGCTAAGGCTTTCGTCGGAGAGAGCCAGGCCCGCAACCGTTATACCATGTATAGCAAAGTGGCCAAAAAGGAAGGATACGAACAGATGTCAGCGATTTTTTTAGAGACTGCTGACCAGGAGCGCGAGCATGCCGCCCAGCTGTTCAAGATGATCAGCGCATTGCAGGCCGAGGCCGGCGAGGCAAACAAAGAAATCAGCATCCCAGCCGGAGTGCCAACCGTTTATGCCACCACCAAGGAAAATCTGGCCGCAGCCATCGGCGGTGAGAATTATGAGCACACCATCATGTATCCGGAATTTGCTGAGGTTGCCAAAGAAGAGGGCTTGCCCCAGGTAGCTGCTCGCCTGCGTTCGATTGCTAAGGCCGAGGAACACCACGAAGAGCGGTACATGAAGCTGTTGAAGGAGATTGAATCTGGCACGGTCTTTGAGAAAGATACTGAGGTTTGGTGGTATTGCCGTGAGTGCGGCTACATGCACTTCGGCAAGCGCCCACCGGAAAAGTGTCCGTCCTGCGATCATGAGAAGGCCTATTATCAGGTCAAATGTGAGCAGTATTAA
- a CDS encoding desulfoferrodoxin FeS4 iron-binding domain-containing protein: protein MVQVDQIYKCNVCGNGVKVVDAGGGELVCCGQPMVLQEE from the coding sequence ATGGTACAAGTAGATCAGATTTATAAGTGTAATGTCTGTGGAAATGGCGTCAAAGTAGTTGATGCCGGCGGTGGCGAGTTAGTCTGCTGCGGTCAGCCCATGGTCTTGCAAGAAGAGTAA
- a CDS encoding RNA polymerase sigma factor: MVTETDCQKYNDEELVGLVLEGPDYYACLVNRYSEALRRYVIRLGASIADSDDILQEVFLSAYLHLNDFDKNLKFSSWIYRIAHNQAITAFRKSNVRPTVELSDLEPWQEMVRDSCPGKKFDQDLLASRIKAMLEQLEPKYREVLVLKYFEDKDYSEMSDILKKPMGTIATLVNRAKKQLAKIAEGELLK; the protein is encoded by the coding sequence ATGGTTACGGAAACAGACTGTCAAAAATATAATGACGAGGAATTGGTCGGATTGGTGTTGGAAGGCCCTGACTATTACGCTTGTCTGGTCAATCGTTATTCTGAGGCTTTGCGGCGTTACGTGATTCGGCTTGGTGCTAGCATCGCTGATTCTGATGATATCTTGCAAGAGGTCTTTTTGAGCGCTTATCTGCATCTGAATGATTTTGACAAAAATCTGAAGTTTTCAAGCTGGATTTATCGTATCGCCCACAATCAGGCAATTACGGCTTTTCGCAAATCGAACGTCAGGCCGACCGTAGAACTATCTGATCTTGAACCGTGGCAGGAGATGGTGCGCGACAGCTGCCCAGGAAAAAAATTCGATCAAGATCTTCTTGCGAGCAGGATCAAGGCCATGTTAGAGCAGCTCGAGCCTAAATATCGCGAAGTTCTGGTATTGAAATACTTCGAAGACAAGGATTATTCCGAGATGTCCGACATCCTGAAAAAACCGATGGGTACGATTGCCACCTTGGTCAATCGGGCAAAAAAGCAATTGGCTAAAATTGCAGAGGGGGAATTATTAAAATGA